One segment of Nostoc flagelliforme CCNUN1 DNA contains the following:
- a CDS encoding NHL repeat-containing protein, whose translation MDIPIIINPISQLPLEATENPQSLPLSPQGAEVILGNIIKPEQLVIPVAPNATTMFGPRGACLLSETGPLWVSDTGHHRLLGWQNLPTRDSQSADWVIGQPDFYHEGQNAKNIPGRATLSVPTGICACGEGLAVADAWNHRVLIWKKLPEDNNVPADLVLGQVNFTNNEPNQGNQVASASTMHWPYGVFYYQGRLFIADTGNRRVLIWHQLPTENGQPADVVLGQPDMISRNENGGASPTAASMRWCHDITFWGENLVVSDAGNHRVMIWQGIPTENNAPCAVVLGQKSFDFVEMNQGVYLPSASSLSMPYGVGVSDDWLVVADTANSRLLGWKKPESILSLQGAAADGLAGQINFQSKGENRNFGLPKRDSLNWCYGIKICGNTAVIADSGNNRILLWQFNNS comes from the coding sequence ATGGATATCCCAATCATAATTAATCCCATATCACAATTACCGCTAGAAGCAACAGAAAATCCCCAATCTTTACCTCTATCACCTCAAGGTGCGGAGGTAATTTTAGGTAACATTATTAAACCCGAACAATTAGTCATACCTGTAGCACCCAATGCCACAACAATGTTTGGACCTCGTGGCGCTTGTTTGTTATCAGAAACTGGCCCATTATGGGTATCAGATACAGGACATCATCGATTATTAGGATGGCAGAATTTACCCACCAGAGATAGTCAATCGGCTGATTGGGTAATTGGCCAACCTGATTTTTATCATGAAGGGCAAAATGCTAAAAATATACCAGGAAGGGCAACCTTAAGTGTACCAACAGGGATTTGTGCTTGCGGCGAAGGGTTAGCTGTAGCAGATGCTTGGAATCATCGGGTTTTGATTTGGAAGAAATTACCAGAAGATAACAATGTTCCGGCAGATTTGGTGTTAGGGCAAGTTAATTTTACCAATAATGAACCAAATCAAGGAAATCAAGTAGCATCTGCTAGTACAATGCACTGGCCCTATGGTGTTTTCTATTATCAAGGACGGCTATTTATTGCTGACACTGGTAATCGAAGAGTATTAATCTGGCATCAATTACCAACAGAAAATGGCCAACCTGCTGATGTAGTTTTGGGACAACCAGATATGATATCTCGCAATGAAAACGGCGGTGCTTCTCCAACCGCAGCGAGTATGCGTTGGTGTCACGATATCACCTTTTGGGGAGAAAATCTGGTTGTCAGCGATGCAGGTAATCACCGGGTAATGATTTGGCAAGGAATACCCACAGAAAATAATGCTCCTTGTGCAGTAGTTTTAGGGCAAAAAAGCTTTGATTTTGTGGAAATGAATCAAGGAGTTTATTTACCAAGTGCTAGTAGTTTGAGTATGCCTTATGGTGTGGGTGTGTCTGACGATTGGTTAGTAGTTGCAGATACTGCTAATTCTCGTTTGTTAGGATGGAAGAAGCCAGAATCAATTTTATCACTGCAAGGTGCGGCGGCAGATGGGCTTGCAGGACAAATAAATTTTCAAAGTAAAGGTGAAAATCGTAATTTTGGACTGCCAAAACGAGATAGCTTAAATTGGTGTTACGGGATAAAAATTTGTGGCAATACGGCGGTAATAGCTGATTCTGGAAATAATCGAATATTGTTGTGGCAGTTTAACAATTCATAA